CGCGCCCACTTCCTCCATCACACGCTTGGCGACGGCGATCGACAGCTCGCGCAGGACGGCCAGCTCGGGCACGGTGCCGATCAGGGGAATCATGATCTCGGGTTGGACGTCAACGCCCCGCGACTTGACCGCGAGCGCAGCGCGGATGATGGCCTCGACCTGCGTCTCGTAGACCTCGGGATAGGTCAGGCCGAGACGGCAGCCGCGGTGCCCGAGCATGGGGTTCATCTCGTGCAGGGACTCGATGCGCTCCTTGAGGACCTGGACCGAGACGCCCAGTTCATCGGCGAGCTCCTTGATCTCGGCCGCCTGCTCGGCCGACGGCAGGAACTCGTGCAGCGGCGGGTCGAGAAGCCGCACGGTCACGGGAAAACCGTCCATGGCGGTGAAGATGCCCTCGAAGTCGGCCTGCTGCAGGGGCAGTATCTTGGTGAGAGCCTTGCGGCGGCCCGCCTCGTCATCGGCCAGGATCATCTCGCGCATCTTCTTGATGCGGTCCTCGCCGAAGAACATGTGCTCGGTGCGGCAGAGGCCGATGCCGGCGGCGCCGAAGGTACGGGCCTGTTCCGAATCGTGGGGCGTATCGGCGTTGGTGCGTACGCCCAGCCGGCGCCGGGCGTCCGCCCATTCCATGACCTTCTTCAGGTGGGGATCCTCGAGGCTGGGCGCCACCAGGGGAACCTTGCCGTCGATGACGATGCCCTGGGTACCGTCGATGGTGATCAGATCGCCGGCCTTGAAGGTCTTGCCGCCGATCTGCATGGTGCCTTCCTGGTAGCTCACCTTCAGCTCGCCGCAGCCCGCCACGCAGGGCTTGCCCATGCCGCGGGCCACCACGGCCGCGTGGCTGGTCATGCCGCCGCGCGCGGTGAGGATGCCCTCGGCGCTGTGCATGCCCTCGATGTCCTCGGGGCTGGTCTCGCGACGTACCAGCACCACCTTGCGCCCCGCAGCGACGGCGGCGACGGCGGCGACGGCCGAGAAGACGATCTCGCCCTGCGCGGCACCTGGCGAGGCGGGCAGGCCCTTGCCCAGTTCCTTGATCTCGGCCTTGGGATCGATCTGGTCGTGGAGCAGCTGGTCGAGATGCTCGGGCCCGACGGCCAGCAGGGCCTCGTCCACGCTCATCAGGCCCTCGCTCTCCATCTCGGCGGCGATGCGCACGGCGGCGCTGCCCGTGCGCTTGCCGTGGCGGGTCTGCAGCATCCACAGGCGGCCGTCCTGGATGGTGAACTCGATGTCTTCCATGTCGTGGTAGTGCTTCTCCAGCTTATCGCGGATTCCGCACAGGGTGGCGTAGGCCTCGGGCATGACCCCCTCCAGGGTGGGCAGTTCGCGGATGGGGTTGCCCGCGGGAAGCTTGTCGCGCCCCTCGTTGTTCAGGGCCTGGGGCGTGCGCGTACCGGCCACCACGTCCTCGCCCTGGGCGTTGACCAGGAATTCGCCGTAGAAGAAGTTCTCCCCGCTCGACGGGTTGCGCGTGAAAGCCACGCCCGTGGCCGAGTTATCGCCCATGTTGCCGAAGACCATGGTCTGCACGTTGACGGCGGTGCCCATGTCGTGCGGCAGACGGTTGAGATTGCGGTAGCTGATCGCGCGCGGGACGTTCCAGCTGCGGAAGACGGCTTCGATGCTGCCCCAGAGCTGCTCCATGGGATCGGTGGGGAACTCGCGGCCGGTGTCTTCCTTGACGATCTTCTTGAATGTCGCGATGAGACCCCGCAGGTCGGCGACCGTCAGCTCGGTATCGAGCGCGACGCCCCGCTTCTCCTTCAGCGTGTCGAGCGCATCTTCGAACTTCTCGCCCTCGACGCCCATGACGACGTCGCCGTACATCTGGACCAGGCGCCGATAGCTGTCGTAGCCGAAGCGTTCGTTGCCGGACTTGGCGATCAGGCCCTTCACGGTCTGGTCGTTGAGTCCGATGTTCAACACGGTATCCATCATGCCGGGCATGGAGATCTTGGCGCCAGAGCGGCACGAGAACAGCAAGGGATCGGCGGGATCGGCGAAGCGCCGGTGCATGACCTTCTCCACCTTAGCGATGTTCTT
This genomic window from bacterium contains:
- the ppdK gene encoding pyruvate, phosphate dikinase — its product is MAEQQVFFFGNNEAEGGGDQKALLGGKGANLAEMDRIGIPVPPGFTITTECCIAYLRTPTILDKLRAEVEKNIAKVEKVMHRRFADPADPLLFSCRSGAKISMPGMMDTVLNIGLNDQTVKGLIAKSGNERFGYDSYRRLVQMYGDVVMGVEGEKFEDALDTLKEKRGVALDTELTVADLRGLIATFKKIVKEDTGREFPTDPMEQLWGSIEAVFRSWNVPRAISYRNLNRLPHDMGTAVNVQTMVFGNMGDNSATGVAFTRNPSSGENFFYGEFLVNAQGEDVVAGTRTPQALNNEGRDKLPAGNPIRELPTLEGVMPEAYATLCGIRDKLEKHYHDMEDIEFTIQDGRLWMLQTRHGKRTGSAAVRIAAEMESEGLMSVDEALLAVGPEHLDQLLHDQIDPKAEIKELGKGLPASPGAAQGEIVFSAVAAVAAVAAGRKVVLVRRETSPEDIEGMHSAEGILTARGGMTSHAAVVARGMGKPCVAGCGELKVSYQEGTMQIGGKTFKAGDLITIDGTQGIVIDGKVPLVAPSLEDPHLKKVMEWADARRRLGVRTNADTPHDSEQARTFGAAGIGLCRTEHMFFGEDRIKKMREMILADDEAGRRKALTKILPLQQADFEGIFTAMDGFPVTVRLLDPPLHEFLPSAEQAAEIKELADELGVSVQVLKERIESLHEMNPMLGHRGCRLGLTYPEVYETQVEAIIRAALAVKSRGVDVQPEIMIPLIGTVPELAVLRELSIAVAKRVMEEVGAEVDYLVGTMIEIPRAALLADKIAEVADFFSFGTNDLTQMTFGYSRDDAGVFLPEYVSKGILPSDPFQQLDQEGVGQLVAMAVEKGRKANSHLHLGICGEHGGDPSSVDFCHRVGLDYVSCSPFRVPIARLAAAHAAIRNE